A region from the Candidatus Cloacimonadota bacterium genome encodes:
- a CDS encoding 3-keto-5-aminohexanoate cleavage protein — protein sequence MKPIILTAAITGAETTRKDQPNLPITPEEQAREAKACFDAGARVIHLHVREDDGSPTQRLARFEDSISAIRQAVPEVIIQISTGGAVGEAFEKRLAPLALKPDMGTLNAGTLNFGDEIFLNHPKDIIRLAESFKEYHVVPEVEVYESGMIDVVAKLLKKGIITQEPLHIQFVLGVPGGMSGKPKNLLYMVEHLAEEIPSATWAVAGIGRWHIPTSMVAMVTGGHIRCGFEDNIFYHKGVVADSNAQLVARLARIASEIGRPIASPEQAREILALPSK from the coding sequence ATGAAACCTATTATTTTGACCGCAGCAATTACCGGAGCAGAAACCACCCGTAAAGATCAGCCTAATTTACCCATCACTCCGGAGGAACAAGCCAGGGAAGCAAAAGCATGTTTTGATGCAGGAGCCAGAGTAATTCACTTGCATGTGCGTGAAGACGATGGATCTCCCACTCAGAGACTGGCCAGATTTGAGGATTCGATATCAGCGATTCGACAGGCTGTACCTGAGGTGATAATCCAGATCAGTACCGGAGGGGCTGTCGGCGAAGCTTTTGAGAAGAGACTAGCGCCCTTGGCTTTGAAGCCGGATATGGGCACATTGAATGCCGGAACCCTGAATTTTGGAGACGAGATCTTTTTAAACCATCCCAAAGACATTATTCGCCTTGCAGAGTCCTTTAAGGAGTATCACGTAGTACCAGAAGTAGAAGTATATGAATCTGGTATGATAGATGTCGTGGCAAAACTGCTAAAAAAGGGTATCATAACTCAGGAGCCTCTGCATATCCAATTTGTTCTGGGTGTTCCCGGTGGAATGAGCGGTAAACCAAAGAATTTGCTATATATGGTTGAACATTTAGCGGAAGAGATACCAAGCGCAACCTGGGCAGTAGCTGGAATAGGTAGATGGCATATTCCTACCTCAATGGTCGCCATGGTTACTGGTGGACACATTCGTTGCGGTTTTGAAGACAACATTTTCTACCATAAAGGCGTAGTGGCGGATTCAAATGCACAGTTGGTTGCCAGACTTGCCCGCATCGCAAGTGAGATTGGTCGTCCAATTGCCAGCCCCGAACAAGCTCGGGAAATCCTGGCTTTACCTTCAAAGTAG